Proteins encoded within one genomic window of Panicum virgatum strain AP13 chromosome 1N, P.virgatum_v5, whole genome shotgun sequence:
- the LOC120654161 gene encoding LOW QUALITY PROTEIN: protein BOLA1, chloroplastic (The sequence of the model RefSeq protein was modified relative to this genomic sequence to represent the inferred CDS: deleted 1 base in 1 codon), with product MDSRGTSAALSRAARMRQKLQSALEASALEIDDVSYQHAGHAAVKDNANETHFNIKIVSPKFEGQNLVKCHRMVYDLLSDELNSGLHAISIVAKTPKESGS from the exons ATGGATTCACGAGGAACCAGTGCTGCTCTTTCAAGAGCTGCTCGAATGAGGCAAAAGCTGCAGTCTGCCTTGGAGGCCAGTGCCCTAGAAATTGACGATGTTTCTTACCAACATGCCGGTCATGCAGCTGTCAAGGATAATGCAAACGAGACTCATTTCAACATCAAG atcg ttTCACCAAAATTTGAGGGGCAGAACCTTGTGAAGTGTCACAGGATGGTT TATGATCTTCTGTCTGATGAATTGAACTCAGGTCTCCATGCTATCTCCATTGTTGCCAAGACACCAAAAGAGTCTGGATCCTGA
- the LOC120656565 gene encoding DEAD-box ATP-dependent RNA helicase 47A-like, translating to MRLSIGQVHRNVLALASSRSGFVLGDRLSFRMLSQPRAAGFHQTARRGSQIVEDKGGPLTLASLEVQNRVEYVNKEKMARTGGPKQSSRGSSSLKVKPSVSLLNVKPVKTALPKSAGIKKTLKVDEALFSAKSFEELGLPPLLVDRLNKEGLAAPTEVQSAAIPIIAQKHDVVIQSYTGSGKTLAYLLPILSEIGPLTRPMGQDNSEKRSGIEAVIVAPSRELGMQIVREVEKILGPNDKRLVQQLVGGANRSRQEEALKKNKPIIVVGTPGRISEISAAGKLHTHSCRFLVLDEVDQLLSFNYREDMHRILEHVGRKSGSTSRDILGPLARRSERQTILVSATIPFSVIRAARSWGHDPALIRAKSVVPLDSITVPRPALSQTDANSSSPSNSVNQAAVGSLPPSLEHYYCTAKAQHKVDTLRRCIHALEAQTVIAFMNNTKPLKDVVFKLEARGIKSTELHGDLGKLARSTVLKKFKDGEYRVLVTNELSARGLDVPECDLVVNLDLPTDSTHYAHRAGRTGRLGRKGIVVTICEENEAFVARKMRKQLAVPIKPCEFTEGELVVHKEEDVE from the coding sequence ATGAGGCTAAGTATTGGACAAGTCCATCGAAATGTTCTTGCGCTGGCATCTTCCCGGTCGGGCTTTGTTCTTGGAGACCGTCTTTCATTCAGGATGCTGTCACAACCACGGGCAGCTGGATTTCATCAGACTGCTCGGCGTGGTAGTCAAATTGTAGAAGATAAGGGAGGGCCATTAACTCTTGCTAGCTTAGAAGTGCAAAACAGGGTTGAATATGTGAATAAGGAAAAAATGGCACGAACTGGAGGTCCGAAGCAAAGTTCGAGAGGTTCTTCTTCCCTCAAGGTGAAACCTAGTGTTTCTTTGCTTAATGTCAAACCAGTGAAGACTGCATTGCCAAAGTCAGCTGGGATAAAGAAGACACTGAAGGTAGATGAGGCTCTGTTTTCTGCCAAGTCATTTGAAGAGCTTGGTTTGCCGCCTTTGCTTGTTGACCGGTTGAACAAGGAGGGTCTAGCTGCGCCAACTGAGGTCCAATCTGCTGCTATTCCTATAATAGCACAAAAGCATGACGTGGTGATCCAATCATATACTGGCTCAGGGAAAACACTTGCTTATcttctcccaattctttctgaAATAGGCCCACTGACGAGGCCTATGGGGCAAGATAATTCTGAGAAAAGATCAGGTATTGAAGCAGTTATTGTTGCTCCTTCCAGAGAATTAGGAATGCAGATTGTGCGAGAAGTAGAGAAGATTTTGGGTCCTAACGATAAGAGACTTGTCCAGCAACTTGTTGGTGGTGCTAATCGTTCCAGACAAGAAGAAGCATTGAAGAAGAACAAGCCAATCATTGTTGTTGGTACACCTGGTCGTATATCTGAAATTTCTGCAGCAGGTAAGCTACACACCCATAGCTGCCGCTTCCTTGTACTGGATGAAGTTGACCAGCTTTTGTCTTTTAATTACCGTGAGGATATGCATagaattttggagcatgttggaAGGAAATCTGGTTCCACATCTAGGGATATTCTTGGCCCACTTGCTAGGCGTTCTGAGCGCCAAACTATCTTGGTTTCTGCAACAATTCCATTTTCAGTTATACGAGCAGCAAGGAGTTGGGGTCATGATCCAGCTCTTATTAGAGCTAAGAGTGTAGTTCCGCTTGACTCAATCACTGTTCCAAGACCTGCGTTATCCCAAACTGATGCTAACTCCAGCTCTCCATCAAACTCAGTGAACCAAGCTGCTGTTGGCAGCTTGCCGCCATCATTGGAACACTACTACTGTACAGCCAAGGCACAACACAAAGTTGACACCTTACGGAGATGCATCCATGCTCTGGAAGCACAGACGGTGATTGCATTTATGAACAACACAAAGCCACTGAAGGATGTTGTATTTAAGTTGGAGGCCCGTGGTATCAAATCCACTGAGCTACATGGGGATCTTGGGAAGCTTGCAAGGTCTACagtcttgaagaagttcaaagaCGGAGAATACAGAGTTCTGGTTACAAATGAGCTGTCTGCCAGAGGACTGGATGTGCCAGAATGTGACCTTGTGGTTAATCTGGACCTTCCAACTGATTCTACACATTATGCCCACAGAGCTGGAAGAACTGGACGTCTTGGGCGGAAAGGGATTGTGGTCACAATATGCGAAGAAAACGAGGCATTCGTTGCAAGGAAAATGCGCAAGCAATTGGCTGTGCCCATCAAGCCATGTGAATTCACTGAAGGCGAGCTTGTTGTTCATAAGGAGGAAGATGTGGAATAA